Proteins co-encoded in one Candidatus Omnitrophota bacterium genomic window:
- the gmk gene encoding guanylate kinase gives MKKGRIVIISGPSGSGKTTLHKMLLESPRFRGRLVKSLSATTRARRPGERHGRDYLFLTEKEFLRKIKAGQFLEFQKVFDRYYGTPRKAVMDLLRRGKHVLLCIDVKGARVVWEQYPQALRIFVKTPSLTELKRRLKSRGTENPKDLKIRLQTAREELRETRHYDRVVVNDRLAAAYKRLENIVCRELSPLG, from the coding sequence ATGAAAAAAGGCCGCATCGTCATCATCTCCGGCCCCTCGGGATCGGGAAAGACGACTCTTCATAAAATGCTTTTGGAAAGCCCCCGTTTTCGGGGCCGGCTTGTGAAGTCCTTGTCCGCGACAACGCGGGCGAGGCGTCCCGGCGAGCGCCATGGGCGGGATTATCTTTTTTTGACCGAGAAAGAATTTTTAAGGAAGATCAAAGCCGGCCAGTTTCTTGAGTTTCAGAAGGTTTTCGACCGTTATTACGGTACGCCGCGCAAAGCGGTCATGGATTTGTTGCGCCGGGGAAAGCATGTCCTTCTGTGCATTGACGTGAAGGGGGCCCGGGTGGTCTGGGAACAGTATCCGCAGGCCCTGAGAATTTTTGTCAAGACCCCGTCTTTGACGGAATTGAAGCGGCGGCTGAAGAGCCGGGGGACGGAAAACCCGAAAGACCTTAAAATTCGTCTTCAAACAGCCCGGGAGGAGTTGCGGGAGACCAGGCATTATGACCGGGTGGTTGTCAATGACCGTTTGGCGGCTGCCTATAAAAGGCTTGAAAACATTGTTTGCCGGGAATTGTCCCCTTTGGGGTAA
- a CDS encoding YicC/YloC family endoribonuclease — protein MITGMTGFGSSAFSAGKVKGGIEIRTLNHRYFDLVFYLPVGFGALENKIRELVNKQIDRGRVTVSVKIMEKEAISLTFNKAVVKEYLKYARELEKEYGFDNDLALSDLIRLPGVVEAKDSTLDPEQLWPAVEKALSRSLASVVQMREREGKSLASDISSVLKRMAHHIQKIKARSEAILKEKKRKLTDDEFMSLQKGNDINEELARLEHYIDEFKALLPANVSVGKKLDFVAQEMQRETNTIGSKLQDKMVANAVIALKSKVEKLREQAQNIE, from the coding sequence ATGATCACAGGCATGACAGGGTTTGGGAGTTCCGCTTTTTCCGCAGGCAAAGTCAAGGGCGGCATTGAAATCCGGACGCTGAACCACCGGTATTTCGATTTGGTCTTTTATCTTCCCGTCGGATTCGGGGCGCTGGAAAACAAGATCCGCGAATTGGTCAACAAACAGATCGACCGGGGCCGCGTCACGGTTTCCGTCAAGATCATGGAAAAAGAGGCGATTTCCCTGACTTTTAACAAGGCGGTGGTCAAAGAATACCTCAAGTACGCCCGCGAGCTGGAAAAGGAGTACGGGTTTGACAATGATCTGGCGCTTTCGGATCTGATCCGCTTGCCCGGCGTTGTGGAGGCCAAAGATTCCACCCTTGATCCGGAGCAGCTTTGGCCGGCGGTCGAAAAAGCGCTCAGCCGTTCGTTAGCCAGCGTTGTTCAGATGCGGGAGAGGGAAGGCAAGAGCCTGGCCAGCGACATTTCCAGCGTCCTCAAACGCATGGCCCACCATATTCAGAAGATCAAGGCCCGTTCCGAAGCCATTTTGAAGGAGAAGAAGAGGAAGCTCACCGACGACGAATTCATGTCTTTGCAAAAAGGCAACGACATCAATGAGGAGCTGGCCCGCCTGGAACATTATATCGACGAATTCAAAGCGCTTCTGCCCGCGAACGTTAGCGTCGGGAAAAAGCTCGACTTTGTGGCCCAGGAAATGCAGAGGGAAACCAACACGATTGGCTCCAAGCTTCAGGACAAGATGGTGGCCAACGCCGTGATCGCCCTGAAAAGCAAGGTGGAAAAATTGAGGGAGCAGGCGCAGAATATTGAATAA
- a CDS encoding nucleoside-diphosphate kinase, with amino-acid sequence MKKTSQARSLKKKESVLVFIKPDGMSRGLAGIVLEKFFAAGLELVAARLVTVSRRMAEEHYRHLRGKPFYEGVIQHILGTGYPEKRILAFVFAGPGAVSRCRLIAGATNPEEADLLSIRGAFGRITTKGVFENVIHVSSDTVEAEREIKLWFEPEQIDARLYPVKTIPAGKFSKKVWA; translated from the coding sequence ATGAAAAAGACATCACAGGCCCGTTCTTTAAAAAAGAAGGAAAGTGTTCTTGTTTTTATCAAGCCCGACGGCATGTCCCGGGGGCTGGCGGGAATCGTTCTTGAAAAGTTTTTCGCCGCTGGTCTGGAGCTTGTCGCGGCCCGGCTGGTCACCGTTTCCCGGCGGATGGCAGAGGAGCACTACCGCCATCTTCGGGGGAAGCCGTTTTATGAGGGCGTGATTCAGCATATTCTGGGCACGGGGTATCCGGAGAAACGGATCTTGGCCTTTGTTTTTGCGGGGCCCGGAGCGGTTTCGCGCTGCCGTCTCATCGCCGGAGCCACCAATCCGGAAGAGGCCGACCTTTTGTCGATCCGCGGGGCCTTCGGGCGGATCACGACCAAGGGGGTTTTTGAGAACGTGATCCACGTTTCCTCGGACACCGTCGAGGCCGAAAGAGAAATCAAGCTGTGGTTTGAGCCGGAACAGATCGATGCGCGGCTGTATCCCGTCAAGACGATCCCGGCCGGGAAATTTTCTAAAAAAGTTTGGGCGTAA
- a CDS encoding ParB/RepB/Spo0J family partition protein — translation MEHRALGKGLSALIPERASLPEEFSAQGKAVQTIKTEKIKDNPFQPRTSYPQEKLEELVASIKEKGVLQPILVRESSDGNFEVVAGERRLRAARALQLTEVPAVVRNVSDSEALVLALVENIQREELNALEEAQAFQRLISEFHLSQEDVARSVGKDRSTVSNTLRLLNLPEEIQQSLLSDEITMGHARALLAVSDGEEQKQIFELLRTKKLSVRELENLIKTGLRHPARRKKTNPADRNHDLVALEEDLQQVLGTKVRIQPQKKRGKIVIEYYSLDDLDRVLSIIKGQP, via the coding sequence ATGGAACATCGGGCATTGGGGAAGGGGTTGTCGGCTTTGATTCCGGAGAGGGCCAGCTTACCGGAAGAGTTTTCTGCCCAAGGGAAAGCAGTCCAGACAATCAAGACGGAAAAAATCAAGGACAATCCTTTCCAGCCCAGAACCAGCTACCCGCAGGAAAAGCTGGAGGAGCTGGTCGCGTCGATCAAAGAGAAGGGGGTTCTTCAGCCCATCCTGGTGAGGGAGTCTTCCGACGGAAATTTTGAGGTTGTCGCAGGGGAGCGGCGCTTGAGGGCCGCGCGCGCATTGCAACTGACCGAAGTCCCGGCGGTCGTAAGAAATGTTTCGGATAGCGAGGCGCTTGTTCTGGCGCTGGTGGAAAACATTCAGCGCGAAGAGCTTAACGCTCTGGAAGAAGCGCAGGCCTTCCAGCGGCTGATCAGCGAGTTCCATCTTTCCCAGGAAGACGTTGCCAGGTCCGTCGGGAAAGACCGGTCCACGGTGAGCAACACTCTCCGGCTTCTCAATCTCCCCGAAGAAATCCAGCAAAGCCTTTTATCCGATGAAATCACCATGGGGCATGCCCGGGCGCTTTTGGCCGTTTCCGACGGGGAGGAGCAGAAGCAGATTTTTGAACTGCTTCGCACCAAGAAGCTTTCCGTGCGGGAGCTGGAGAATTTGATCAAGACCGGGCTCAGGCATCCTGCCCGCCGGAAAAAAACCAACCCCGCTGACCGGAATCACGACCTTGTGGCGCTCGAGGAAGATCTGCAGCAGGTTCTTGGAACAAAAGTTCGGATCCAGCCGCAGAAAAAGCGGGGGAAGATCGTTATTGAATACTATTCTCTGGACGATCTGGACCGCGTGCTCAGCATCATCAAAGGTCAGCCCTAA
- a CDS encoding Jag N-terminal domain-containing protein — protein sequence MERKKRNIIEVEGATVEDAIKKAMDALRVKREDLSIKVVCEEQKGLFGMSGAKPAKIKASVKNQ from the coding sequence ATGGAGCGAAAGAAAAGAAACATCATTGAGGTTGAGGGGGCCACGGTCGAGGATGCGATAAAAAAGGCCATGGATGCGCTACGGGTGAAGAGAGAGGACCTTAGTATAAAAGTTGTTTGTGAGGAACAAAAAGGGCTCTTCGGCATGAGCGGAGCAAAGCCTGCAAAAATCAAGGCCAGCGTTAAAAACCAATAA